In one window of Schistosoma haematobium chromosome 5, whole genome shotgun sequence DNA:
- the MDP1_2 gene encoding Magnesium-dependent phosphatase 1 (EggNog:ENOG410V6E3~COG:O), which translates to MTTERLFDNISIKPRLIVFDLDCTLWPFDCDIYDSQVFHKNGDMIYDENNYPLNILQDSNNILKSIKKEKDVLLACASRTPSVETARQLVYLNGWDKLFDHMEIYPNSKIVHFQTLQRKTKIPYNKMIFFDDLQWNIKEVKSLGVHSHHVPNGVHTGAFRKALKEYERFWSCK; encoded by the exons ATGACAACTGAAAGACTATTTGATAATATAAGCATCAAGCCTAGACTTATTGTATTCGACTTGG ATTGTACATTATGGCCGTTTGACTGTGACATTTACGATAGTCAAGTTTTTCACAAAAA TGGTGATATgatttatgatgaaaataattacCCACTAAATATACTTCAAGATTCAAATAATATATTGAAATCTATCAAAAAAGAAAAGGATGTACTATTGGCATGTGCTTCAAG GACCCCTTCGGTGGAAACAGCTCGTCAGTTAGTTTACCTAAATGGTTGGGATAAATTATTCGATCATATGGAAATATATCCAAACAGTAAAATTGTTCACTTCCAGAC ACTTCAACGAAAGACTAAAATTCCAtacaataaaatgatatttttcgATGATTTACAATGGAATATCAAAGAAGTAAAAAGTCTAGGTGTTCACAGCCATCACGTACCTAATGGTGTGCACACGGGGGCTTTTCGTAAAGCATTGAAAGAATATGAACGGTTTTGGTCTTGtaaataa